A window from Salvia miltiorrhiza cultivar Shanhuang (shh) chromosome 2, IMPLAD_Smil_shh, whole genome shotgun sequence encodes these proteins:
- the LOC131007865 gene encoding dirigent protein 22-like, giving the protein MVCTDDPITEEIEEGSAPIARGRGIFIASALDGSDAHTLLSVVFINGKYKGSTLELQGSYALFERVAEVAVVGGTGKFRLARGYATFEILYNDSLRGYLLARSNMTVLHY; this is encoded by the coding sequence ATGGTCTGCACGGACGATCCGATAACCGAAGAAATTGAGGAAGGCTCGGCCCCAATTGCAAGGGGCCGAGGTATCTTCATTGCATCGGCCCTGGATGGGTCCGATGCTCACACGCTACTATCAGTTGTGTTTATCAATGGCAAGTATAAAGGCAGCACATTGGAATTACAAGGTTCTTATGCTCTGTTTGAGCGGGTGGcggaggtggcggtggtgggtGGCACCGGAAAATTCCGGCTAGCCCGCGGCTACGCGACTTTCGAGATCCTTTACAACGATTCTTTGCGCGGGTATTTACTGGCTCGATCTAATATGACTGTTCTACATTACTAA